A region from the Alnus glutinosa chromosome 5, dhAlnGlut1.1, whole genome shotgun sequence genome encodes:
- the LOC133869241 gene encoding receptor kinase-like protein Xa21: MGQCYVASLDVANVPNIITDQSALLALKAQISYDPRNVLSNNWSTGTFVCSWVGVTCDSRHQQVTALNLSYMDLVGTIPPHMGNLSFLVSLNIENNSFHGSLPNELSHLYNLQHLSFGFNSFNGEIPSWMGMLSKLQNLSLFGNSFTGTIPPSLSNISSLQVINLSYNQLLGSIPSSIFNIYSLQRIDLGDNMLSGPMPSIISNMSSLQIINLRSNNLSGPLPKDTFDNLPYLQLLRVSYNQFSGQLPSTLFNCKRLQYLSLSKNDFIGSIPSEIGNLIMLTVLSFADNNFEGMFSISVCKYPIDDT, encoded by the coding sequence ATGGGGCAATGTTACGTGGCAAGCCTAGATGTTGCAAATGTTCCTAACATTATCACCGATCAATCTGCTCTTCTTGCCTTAAAGGCTCAAATTTCTTATGACCCTCGTAATGTTTTGTCAAACAACTGGTCTACCGGCACCTTCGTTTGTAGTTGGGTTGGTGTTACTTGTGATTCTCGCCATCAACAAGTAACCGCTTTGAACCTTTCTTACATGGATCTTGTAGGTACCATTCCTCCACACATGGGAAACCTTTCATTTCTTGTTAGTCTAAACATCGAAAACAATAGTTTTCACGGCTCTCTGCCCAACGAGCTATCTCATCTTTACAACTTGCAACACTTATCATTTGGATTCAATAGCTTCAATGGAGAAATCCCATCATGGATGGGGATGTTAtccaaacttcaaaatttgtcTCTGTTTGGTAATAGTTTCACAGGAACTATACCACCATCTCTATCAAACATTTCTTCATTGCAAGTAATTAATCTTAGTTATAACCAACTTTTGGGCTCCATTCCATCCTCCATCTTCAACATATACAGCTTGCAAAGAATTGATCTTGGAGATAATATGCTTTCTGGTCCGATGCCCTCCATTATTTCCAACATGTCATCATTACAAATCATTAACTTAAGGAGTAATAATCTTTCTGGTCCACTCCCAaaggatacatttgataatCTTCCCTACTTGCAACTGCTTCGAGTATCTTATAATCAATTTTCTGGCCAACTCCCATCTACTTTGTTCAATTGCAAACGACTGCAATATTTATCATtatcgaaaaatgatttcattggaAGTATACCTTCAGAAATTGGAAACTTAATCATGCTCACAGTGTTATCCTTTGCCGACAACAACTTTGAAGGTATGTTTAGTATATCTGTGTGTAAGTACCCGATTGATGACACATAG